In Nicotiana tabacum cultivar K326 chromosome 19, ASM71507v2, whole genome shotgun sequence, one DNA window encodes the following:
- the LOC107770528 gene encoding rac-like GTP-binding protein RAC2, producing the protein MNTSSSASNSASTATGTKFIKCVTVGDGAVGKTCLLISYTSNTFPTDYVPTVFDNFSANVNVDGKIVNLGLWDTAGQEDYNRLRPLSYRGADVFLLAFSLISRPSFENISKKWVPELRHYAPSVPIVLVGTKLDLREDKQFRRDYPGASTISTEQGEELKKQIGAVAYVECSAKTQQNVKAVFDTAIKVVLQPPKTKKQEGKHKTCWIL; encoded by the exons ATGAATACTAGTAGTAGTGCCAGTAATAGTGCTTCTACTGCAACAGGAACAAAGTTCATCAAATGTGTGACAGTTGGAGATGGTGCTGTTGGCAagacttgccttctcatctcctACACTAGCAACACTTTTCCAACT GATTATGTGCCAACTGTTTTTGACAATTTCAGTGCTAATGTCAATGTTGATGGGAAGATTGTGAATTTGGGTCTTTGGGATACTGCTG GTCAAGAGGATTATAACAGGCTTAGGCCTCTTAGTTATCGAGGAGCTGACGTCTTCTTGCTTGCATTCTCTCTCATAAGTAGGCCTAGctttgaaaatatatcaaaaaag TGGGTTCCTGAGCTAAGACATTATGCCCCATCAGTGCCTATTGTTCTTGTGGGGACTAAATTGG ATTTAAGAGAGGACAAGCAGTTTAGAAGGGACTACCCTGGTGCATCTACAATTTCAACAGAACAG GGCGAAGAACTGAAAAAGCAAATAGGTGCAGTGGCATACGTTGAGTGCAGTGCCAAGACACAACAG AATGTGAAGGCTGTATTTGATACTGCAATCAAGGTGGTTCTTCAGCCTCCAAAGACCAAAAAACAGGAAGGAAAACACAAAACCTGCTGGATACTTTGA
- the LOC107770530 gene encoding cytochrome P450 714C2, whose amino-acid sequence MEAQQLLMFSAKIILSLVLGGSLVLFAHLTSILLLHPRKLRSKLQSQGIKGPSPSFLYGNLLEIKKIQLQNQKQPRPETNNQEIEGSIPLFHTWPATVFSHIKQWQLEYGSTFMYSAGIIQTVCTTDVEMVKEISLCATLNLGKPSYLSKDRGPLLGQGIFSSNGTYWAHQRKIISPEFYLNKVKEMVKLMVESTSKMIESWDEKTRNSQGKLEVNVEGDLKSLSADIISRACFGSNYAEGEQIFLKLQTLQRVMSKVPIGVPGLRHIPNKHNRGIWRLEKEIKAMILKVVRARSNATCEKDLLQLILDAAKRYEESGDKLPAGITPDTFIVDNCKNIYFAGHETVALTASWCLMLLAAYPEWQARARAEVLDVCGNELPNNDMLKRMKVLTMIIHETLRLYPPVAFVVREALQDISFKDIDIPKGTNIQIHIPILHQQPELWGPDTNKFNPERFGKGIAKACKVPNAYIPFGIGNRTCAGQNLAMIELKVIVSMILSRFTFSLSPGYQHSPVFRLVIEPEHGVNLYLERI is encoded by the exons ATGGAAGCACAACAGTTACTGATGTTTTCAGCCAAGATCATTTTGTCACTGGTTTTAGGTGGATCTCTGGTGTTATTTGCACATCTCACCAGTATTTTACTTTTGCATCCAAGAAAATTAAGATCTAAACTTCAAAGCCAAGGGATTAAGGGACCTTCACCATCTTTTCTCTATGGAAATCTCCTTGAAATCAAGAAAATTCAACTTCAGAACCAGAAGCAACCAAGGCCAGAAACCAACAATCAAGAAATAGAAGGAAGCATCCCTTTGTTCCATACATGGCCAGCAACAGTGTTCTCACATATTAAACAGTGGCAACTTGAATATG GATCAACATTCATGTATTCAGCTGGAATTATACAGACAGTATGTACAACTGATGTAGAAATGGTGAAAGAAATCAGCCTATGTGCAACTCTAAACCTGGGAAAGCCATCTTACCTATCCAAAGATCGTGGTCCTCTGCTTGGCCAAGGCATTTTCTCTTCAAATGGCACTTATTGGGCTCACCAGAGAAAGATTATTTCCCCTGAATTCTATCTCAACAAAGTTAAG GAGATGGTGAAGCTGATGGTTGAATCCACCAGTAAAATGATAGAATCATGGGATGAGAAAACCAGAAATTCACAAGGAAAATTGGAGGTTAATGTGGAAGGTGATCTCAAGAGTCTGTCAGCAGATATAATATCAAGAGCTTGTTTTGGGAGCAACTATGCTGAGGGGGAACAAATCTTCCTAAAACTTCAAACCCTTCAAAGGGTTATGTCCAAGGTTCCCATTGGAGTTCCTGGATTGAG GCATATCCCAAACAAACACAATAGGGGGATATGGAGATTGGAAAAAGAGATTAAAGCAATGATATTGAAGGTAGTAAGAGCGCGGAGCAATGCCACCTGTGAGAAAGACCTTCTACAGTTGATTCTTGATGCTGCTAAGAGGTACGAAGAGAGTGGTGATAAACTACCAGCTGGTATTACTCCTGATACGTTCATCGTTGATAATTGCAAGAACATATACTTCGCTGGCCATGAGACCGTTGCCCTCACAGCATCCTGGTGCTTGATGCTACTAGCTGCATATCCAGAATGGCAAGCTCGTGCCCGAGCTGAGGTGCTCGATGTCTGTGGTAATGAGTTGCCAAATAATGACATGCTGAAACGAATGAAAGTG CTGACAATGATCATCCACGAAACGTTGCGTTTGTACCCACCAGTAGCTTTTGTGGTTAGAGAAGCATTGCAGGAtataagtttcaaagatattgaTATTCCAAAAGGGACTAATATTCAGATTCATATCCCAATCCTACACCAACAGCCGGAACTCTGGGGACCAGATACAAATAAATTCAATCCAGAAAGATTTGGCAAGGGCATTGCAAAGGCTTGCAAAGTCCCAAATGCTTATATACCATTTGGAATAGGGAATAGAACATGTGCGGGGCAAAATCTTGCTATGATTGAACTGAAGGTGATTGTATCGATGATTCTGTCTAGGTTTACATTTTCGTTGTCCCCAGGATATCAACATAGCCCTGTTTTTAGATTAGTCATAGAACCTGAGCACGGTGTTAATCTATATCTTGAAAGAATTTGA